A stretch of the Schistocerca serialis cubense isolate TAMUIC-IGC-003099 chromosome 2, iqSchSeri2.2, whole genome shotgun sequence genome encodes the following:
- the LOC126457693 gene encoding uncharacterized protein LOC126457693 isoform X1, which yields MKAALLLVAALVAVVEVYGQPEGTTTVSIGNEELSTGNITAENIFLGRSSYTEDDDDTICVAADNKFYLYANSLKLYSCYNQLPKVYVVKPKSQCKPYLSDCPRN from the exons CACTGGTAGCAGTGGTGGAGGTCTACGGACAACCAGAAGGGACGACCACCGTCAGCATCGGGAATGAGGAACTAAGCACCGGCAATATCACGGCTGAGAATATATTTCTGGGAAGGTCGTCCTACACGGAAGATGACGATGATACCATTTGTGTCGCAGCAGACAACAAGTTCTACTTGTATGCTAATTCCCTGAAGCTGTATTCTTGCTACAACCAGCTACCGAAAG TTTACGTGGTGAAACCAAAGAGTCAGTGTAAACCATACCTGTCAGATTGTCCCAGGAACTAG